One Pseudorca crassidens isolate mPseCra1 chromosome 21, mPseCra1.hap1, whole genome shotgun sequence DNA segment encodes these proteins:
- the FBXO25 gene encoding F-box only protein 25 isoform X4 — protein MPFLGQDWRSPGWSWIKTEDGWKRCEPWSEGLEGENDRCGASHGTILNSEDEEIFNNEEHEYASKKRKKDHFRNDKNTQCFYREKWIYVHKESTRERHGYCTLGEAFNRLDFFSAVQDARRFTYVARLLQLIAKSQLTSLSGVAQKNYFNVLDKIVQKVLDDHQNPRLIKDLLQDLSSTLCILIRGVGKSVLVGNINIWVCRLETILNWQQQLQNLQMTEQVDSGLTLSDLPVHMLSNILYRFSDGWDIVTLGQVTPTLSALSEDRRLWKKLCQYHFGEKQFCRHLILSEKGHIEWKLMYFALQKHYPTKEQYGDTLHFCRHCSILFWKRETGSSGVSSWGGCDGRFSKNAVAVWRVWEPCL, from the exons ATGCCATTTTTGGGCCAGGACTGGAGATCTCCTGGATGGAGCTGGATTAAAACAGAAGACGGCTGGAAAAGATGTGAACCCTGGAGTGAGGGACTTGAAGGAGAGAATGACCGGTGTGGCGCCAGCCACGGCAC TATCTTAAATAGTGAAGATGAAGAAATATTCAATAATGAAGAGCATGAATATGcatccaaaaaaaggaaaaaggaccattttagaaatgacaaaaatacTCAGT GTTTTTATCGTGAAAAATGGATCTATGTCCATAAAGAAAGCACAAGAGAA AGACACGGCTACTGCACTTTGGGAGAAGCTTTTAACCGCTTAGACTTCTTCAGTGCGGTCCAGGATGCCCGGAGGTTCACTTACGTGGCCAGA CTGTTGCAGCTGATCGCAAAGTCCCAGCTGACCTCGCTGAGCGGTGTGGCCCAGAAGAACTACTTCAACGTTCTGGATAAAATCGTTCAAAAAG TTCTCGATGACCACCAAAACCCTCGCCTAATCAAAGATCTTCTCCAAGACCTAAGCTCTACCCTTTGCATTCTAATTAGAGGAGTGGGGAAGTCCGTTCTGGTGGGAAATATCAACATTTGGGTTTGCCGGTTAGAAACTATTCTCAACTGGCAACAGCAGCTACAGAATCTTCAGATGACTGAG CAGGTGGACAGCGGCCTGACGCTCAGCGACCTTCCCGTGCACATGCTCAGCAACATCCTGTACAGGTTCTCGGATGGGTGGGACATCGTCACTCTGGGTCAGGTGACCCCGACGCTGTCCGCGCTTAGCGAGGACCGGCGGCTGTGGAAGAAGCTCTGCCAGTACCACTTCGGCGAGAAGCAG TTTTGTAGACACTTGATCCTTTCAGAAAAAGGTCATATCGAATGGAAGTTGATGTATTTTGCACTTCAGAAACATTACCCCACTAAGGAACAGTATGGAGACACACTGCACTTTTGTCGGCACTGCAGCATCCTCTTTTGGAAG AGAGAGACTGGGAGCAGTGGTGTTTCTTCCTGGGGCGGATGTGATGGGCGTTTCTCTAAGAATGCCGTTGCAGTGTGGAGAGTGTGGGAGCCCTGTCTCTGA
- the FBXO25 gene encoding F-box only protein 25 isoform X3 has protein sequence MPFLGQDWRSPGWSWIKTEDGWKRCEPWSEGLEGENDRCGASHGTILNSEDEEIFNNEEHEYASKKRKKDHFRNDKNTQCFYREKWIYVHKESTRERHGYCTLGEAFNRLDFFSAVQDARRFTYVARLLQLIAKSQLTSLSGVAQKNYFNVLDKIVQKVLDDHQNPRLIKDLLQDLSSTLCILIRGVGKSVLVGNINIWVCRLETILNWQQQLQNLQMTEQVDSGLTLSDLPVHMLSNILYRFSDGWDIVTLGQVTPTLSALSEDRRLWKKLCQYHFGEKQFCRHLILSEKGHIEWKLMYFALQKHYPTKEQYGDTLHFCRHCSILFWKDCRLALLLEDSGHPCTAADPDSCFTPVSPQHFIDLFKF, from the exons ATGCCATTTTTGGGCCAGGACTGGAGATCTCCTGGATGGAGCTGGATTAAAACAGAAGACGGCTGGAAAAGATGTGAACCCTGGAGTGAGGGACTTGAAGGAGAGAATGACCGGTGTGGCGCCAGCCACGGCAC TATCTTAAATAGTGAAGATGAAGAAATATTCAATAATGAAGAGCATGAATATGcatccaaaaaaaggaaaaaggaccattttagaaatgacaaaaatacTCAGT GTTTTTATCGTGAAAAATGGATCTATGTCCATAAAGAAAGCACAAGAGAA AGACACGGCTACTGCACTTTGGGAGAAGCTTTTAACCGCTTAGACTTCTTCAGTGCGGTCCAGGATGCCCGGAGGTTCACTTACGTGGCCAGA CTGTTGCAGCTGATCGCAAAGTCCCAGCTGACCTCGCTGAGCGGTGTGGCCCAGAAGAACTACTTCAACGTTCTGGATAAAATCGTTCAAAAAG TTCTCGATGACCACCAAAACCCTCGCCTAATCAAAGATCTTCTCCAAGACCTAAGCTCTACCCTTTGCATTCTAATTAGAGGAGTGGGGAAGTCCGTTCTGGTGGGAAATATCAACATTTGGGTTTGCCGGTTAGAAACTATTCTCAACTGGCAACAGCAGCTACAGAATCTTCAGATGACTGAG CAGGTGGACAGCGGCCTGACGCTCAGCGACCTTCCCGTGCACATGCTCAGCAACATCCTGTACAGGTTCTCGGATGGGTGGGACATCGTCACTCTGGGTCAGGTGACCCCGACGCTGTCCGCGCTTAGCGAGGACCGGCGGCTGTGGAAGAAGCTCTGCCAGTACCACTTCGGCGAGAAGCAG TTTTGTAGACACTTGATCCTTTCAGAAAAAGGTCATATCGAATGGAAGTTGATGTATTTTGCACTTCAGAAACATTACCCCACTAAGGAACAGTATGGAGACACACTGCACTTTTGTCGGCACTGCAGCATCCTCTTTTGGAAG GACTGCCGCCTTGCTTTATTACTCGAG GACTCGGGCCACCCCTGCACGGCTGCTGACCCCGACAGCTGCTTCACGCCCGTGTCCCCGCAGCACTTCATCGACCTCTTCAAGTTCTAA
- the FBXO25 gene encoding F-box only protein 25 isoform X7 → MPFLGQDWRSPGWSWIKTEDGWKRCEPWSEGLEGENDRCGASHGTILNSEDEEIFNNEEHEYASKKRKKDHFRNDKNTQCFYREKWIYVHKESTRERHGYCTLGEAFNRLDFFSAVQDARRFTYVARLLQLIAKSQLTSLSGVAQKNYFNVLDKIVQKVLDDHQNPRLIKDLLQDLSSTLCILIRGVGKSVLVGNINIWVCRLETILNWQQQLQNLQMTEVDSGLTLSDLPVHMLSNILYRFSDGWDIVTLGQVTPTLSALSEDRRLWKKLCQYHFGEKQFCRHLILSEKGHIEWKLMYFALQKHYPTKEQYGDTLHFCRHCSILFWKDSGHPCTAADPDSCFTPVSPQHFIDLFKF, encoded by the exons ATGCCATTTTTGGGCCAGGACTGGAGATCTCCTGGATGGAGCTGGATTAAAACAGAAGACGGCTGGAAAAGATGTGAACCCTGGAGTGAGGGACTTGAAGGAGAGAATGACCGGTGTGGCGCCAGCCACGGCAC TATCTTAAATAGTGAAGATGAAGAAATATTCAATAATGAAGAGCATGAATATGcatccaaaaaaaggaaaaaggaccattttagaaatgacaaaaatacTCAGT GTTTTTATCGTGAAAAATGGATCTATGTCCATAAAGAAAGCACAAGAGAA AGACACGGCTACTGCACTTTGGGAGAAGCTTTTAACCGCTTAGACTTCTTCAGTGCGGTCCAGGATGCCCGGAGGTTCACTTACGTGGCCAGA CTGTTGCAGCTGATCGCAAAGTCCCAGCTGACCTCGCTGAGCGGTGTGGCCCAGAAGAACTACTTCAACGTTCTGGATAAAATCGTTCAAAAAG TTCTCGATGACCACCAAAACCCTCGCCTAATCAAAGATCTTCTCCAAGACCTAAGCTCTACCCTTTGCATTCTAATTAGAGGAGTGGGGAAGTCCGTTCTGGTGGGAAATATCAACATTTGGGTTTGCCGGTTAGAAACTATTCTCAACTGGCAACAGCAGCTACAGAATCTTCAGATGACTGAG GTGGACAGCGGCCTGACGCTCAGCGACCTTCCCGTGCACATGCTCAGCAACATCCTGTACAGGTTCTCGGATGGGTGGGACATCGTCACTCTGGGTCAGGTGACCCCGACGCTGTCCGCGCTTAGCGAGGACCGGCGGCTGTGGAAGAAGCTCTGCCAGTACCACTTCGGCGAGAAGCAG TTTTGTAGACACTTGATCCTTTCAGAAAAAGGTCATATCGAATGGAAGTTGATGTATTTTGCACTTCAGAAACATTACCCCACTAAGGAACAGTATGGAGACACACTGCACTTTTGTCGGCACTGCAGCATCCTCTTTTGGAAG GACTCGGGCCACCCCTGCACGGCTGCTGACCCCGACAGCTGCTTCACGCCCGTGTCCCCGCAGCACTTCATCGACCTCTTCAAGTTCTAA
- the FBXO25 gene encoding F-box only protein 25 isoform X1: MPFLGQDWRSPGWSWIKTEDGWKRCEPWSEGLEGENDRCGASHGTILNSEDEEIFNNEEHEYASKKRKKDHFRNDKNTQCFYREKWIYVHKESTRERHGYCTLGEAFNRLDFFSAVQDARRFTYVARLLQLIAKSQLTSLSGVAQKNYFNVLDKIVQKVLDDHQNPRLIKDLLQDLSSTLCILIRGVGKSVLVGNINIWVCRLETILNWQQQLQNLQMTEQVDSGLTLSDLPVHMLSNILYRFSDGWDIVTLGQVTPTLSALSEDRRLWKKLCQYHFGEKQFCRHLILSEKGHIEWKLMYFALQKHYPTKEQYGDTLHFCRHCSILFWKIISVVMWLFFNYNPWLWGESPCVNRALPPGLQASRSCCPHS, encoded by the exons ATGCCATTTTTGGGCCAGGACTGGAGATCTCCTGGATGGAGCTGGATTAAAACAGAAGACGGCTGGAAAAGATGTGAACCCTGGAGTGAGGGACTTGAAGGAGAGAATGACCGGTGTGGCGCCAGCCACGGCAC TATCTTAAATAGTGAAGATGAAGAAATATTCAATAATGAAGAGCATGAATATGcatccaaaaaaaggaaaaaggaccattttagaaatgacaaaaatacTCAGT GTTTTTATCGTGAAAAATGGATCTATGTCCATAAAGAAAGCACAAGAGAA AGACACGGCTACTGCACTTTGGGAGAAGCTTTTAACCGCTTAGACTTCTTCAGTGCGGTCCAGGATGCCCGGAGGTTCACTTACGTGGCCAGA CTGTTGCAGCTGATCGCAAAGTCCCAGCTGACCTCGCTGAGCGGTGTGGCCCAGAAGAACTACTTCAACGTTCTGGATAAAATCGTTCAAAAAG TTCTCGATGACCACCAAAACCCTCGCCTAATCAAAGATCTTCTCCAAGACCTAAGCTCTACCCTTTGCATTCTAATTAGAGGAGTGGGGAAGTCCGTTCTGGTGGGAAATATCAACATTTGGGTTTGCCGGTTAGAAACTATTCTCAACTGGCAACAGCAGCTACAGAATCTTCAGATGACTGAG CAGGTGGACAGCGGCCTGACGCTCAGCGACCTTCCCGTGCACATGCTCAGCAACATCCTGTACAGGTTCTCGGATGGGTGGGACATCGTCACTCTGGGTCAGGTGACCCCGACGCTGTCCGCGCTTAGCGAGGACCGGCGGCTGTGGAAGAAGCTCTGCCAGTACCACTTCGGCGAGAAGCAG TTTTGTAGACACTTGATCCTTTCAGAAAAAGGTCATATCGAATGGAAGTTGATGTATTTTGCACTTCAGAAACATTACCCCACTAAGGAACAGTATGGAGACACACTGCACTTTTGTCGGCACTGCAGCATCCTCTTTTGGAAG ATTATATCCGTGGTAATGTGGCTCTTTTTTAACTATAATCCGTGGTTGTGGGGTGAGAGTCCCTGTGTCAACAGAGCTTTACCTCCTGGGCTGCAGGCGAGCAGGTCCTGCTGTCCCCACTCATGA
- the FBXO25 gene encoding F-box only protein 25 isoform X6, with the protein MPFLGQDWRSPGWSWIKTEDGWKRCEPWSEGLEGENDRCGASHGTILNSEDEEIFNNEEHEYASKKRKKDHFRNDKNTQCFYREKWIYVHKESTRERHGYCTLGEAFNRLDFFSAVQDARRFTYVARLLQLIAKSQLTSLSGVAQKNYFNVLDKIVQKVLDDHQNPRLIKDLLQDLSSTLCILIRGVGKSVLVGNINIWVCRLETILNWQQQLQNLQMTEQVDSGLTLSDLPVHMLSNILYRFSDGWDIVTLGQVTPTLSALSEDRRLWKKLCQYHFGEKQFCRHLILSEKGHIEWKLMYFALQKHYPTKEQYGDTLHFCRHCSILFWKDSGHPCTAADPDSCFTPVSPQHFIDLFKF; encoded by the exons ATGCCATTTTTGGGCCAGGACTGGAGATCTCCTGGATGGAGCTGGATTAAAACAGAAGACGGCTGGAAAAGATGTGAACCCTGGAGTGAGGGACTTGAAGGAGAGAATGACCGGTGTGGCGCCAGCCACGGCAC TATCTTAAATAGTGAAGATGAAGAAATATTCAATAATGAAGAGCATGAATATGcatccaaaaaaaggaaaaaggaccattttagaaatgacaaaaatacTCAGT GTTTTTATCGTGAAAAATGGATCTATGTCCATAAAGAAAGCACAAGAGAA AGACACGGCTACTGCACTTTGGGAGAAGCTTTTAACCGCTTAGACTTCTTCAGTGCGGTCCAGGATGCCCGGAGGTTCACTTACGTGGCCAGA CTGTTGCAGCTGATCGCAAAGTCCCAGCTGACCTCGCTGAGCGGTGTGGCCCAGAAGAACTACTTCAACGTTCTGGATAAAATCGTTCAAAAAG TTCTCGATGACCACCAAAACCCTCGCCTAATCAAAGATCTTCTCCAAGACCTAAGCTCTACCCTTTGCATTCTAATTAGAGGAGTGGGGAAGTCCGTTCTGGTGGGAAATATCAACATTTGGGTTTGCCGGTTAGAAACTATTCTCAACTGGCAACAGCAGCTACAGAATCTTCAGATGACTGAG CAGGTGGACAGCGGCCTGACGCTCAGCGACCTTCCCGTGCACATGCTCAGCAACATCCTGTACAGGTTCTCGGATGGGTGGGACATCGTCACTCTGGGTCAGGTGACCCCGACGCTGTCCGCGCTTAGCGAGGACCGGCGGCTGTGGAAGAAGCTCTGCCAGTACCACTTCGGCGAGAAGCAG TTTTGTAGACACTTGATCCTTTCAGAAAAAGGTCATATCGAATGGAAGTTGATGTATTTTGCACTTCAGAAACATTACCCCACTAAGGAACAGTATGGAGACACACTGCACTTTTGTCGGCACTGCAGCATCCTCTTTTGGAAG GACTCGGGCCACCCCTGCACGGCTGCTGACCCCGACAGCTGCTTCACGCCCGTGTCCCCGCAGCACTTCATCGACCTCTTCAAGTTCTAA
- the FBXO25 gene encoding F-box only protein 25 isoform X5, giving the protein MPFLGQDWRSPGWSWIKTEDGWKRCEPWSEGLEGENDRCGASHGTILNSEDEEIFNNEEHEYASKKRKKDHFRNDKNTQCFYREKWIYVHKESTRERHGYCTLGEAFNRLDFFSAVQDARRFTYVARLLQLIAKSQLTSLSGVAQKNYFNVLDKIVQKVLDDHQNPRLIKDLLQDLSSTLCILIRGVGKSVLVGNINIWVCRLETILNWQQQLQNLQMTEVDSGLTLSDLPVHMLSNILYRFSDGWDIVTLGQVTPTLSALSEDRRLWKKLCQYHFGEKQFCRHLILSEKGHIEWKLMYFALQKHYPTKEQYGDTLHFCRHCSILFWKDCRLALLLEVPPALPASARVPRRLVPLRPHPLLMCDWPACFATTGGPMSCPVDQREGVDLAAGSPALLAPSPEAALSPDLSPVSAAGRSAGPSGEWGGRCPEQVPGWTLTHGGRGGARPGRGRRAQGSLWGPNSGRPVSPSTGAGIPSGSLSPGEPCGCLHFRSSHRLLSTHLCGGVRGAFKQAAGDF; this is encoded by the exons ATGCCATTTTTGGGCCAGGACTGGAGATCTCCTGGATGGAGCTGGATTAAAACAGAAGACGGCTGGAAAAGATGTGAACCCTGGAGTGAGGGACTTGAAGGAGAGAATGACCGGTGTGGCGCCAGCCACGGCAC TATCTTAAATAGTGAAGATGAAGAAATATTCAATAATGAAGAGCATGAATATGcatccaaaaaaaggaaaaaggaccattttagaaatgacaaaaatacTCAGT GTTTTTATCGTGAAAAATGGATCTATGTCCATAAAGAAAGCACAAGAGAA AGACACGGCTACTGCACTTTGGGAGAAGCTTTTAACCGCTTAGACTTCTTCAGTGCGGTCCAGGATGCCCGGAGGTTCACTTACGTGGCCAGA CTGTTGCAGCTGATCGCAAAGTCCCAGCTGACCTCGCTGAGCGGTGTGGCCCAGAAGAACTACTTCAACGTTCTGGATAAAATCGTTCAAAAAG TTCTCGATGACCACCAAAACCCTCGCCTAATCAAAGATCTTCTCCAAGACCTAAGCTCTACCCTTTGCATTCTAATTAGAGGAGTGGGGAAGTCCGTTCTGGTGGGAAATATCAACATTTGGGTTTGCCGGTTAGAAACTATTCTCAACTGGCAACAGCAGCTACAGAATCTTCAGATGACTGAG GTGGACAGCGGCCTGACGCTCAGCGACCTTCCCGTGCACATGCTCAGCAACATCCTGTACAGGTTCTCGGATGGGTGGGACATCGTCACTCTGGGTCAGGTGACCCCGACGCTGTCCGCGCTTAGCGAGGACCGGCGGCTGTGGAAGAAGCTCTGCCAGTACCACTTCGGCGAGAAGCAG TTTTGTAGACACTTGATCCTTTCAGAAAAAGGTCATATCGAATGGAAGTTGATGTATTTTGCACTTCAGAAACATTACCCCACTAAGGAACAGTATGGAGACACACTGCACTTTTGTCGGCACTGCAGCATCCTCTTTTGGAAG GACTGCCGCCTTGCTTTATTACTCGAGGTACCTCCTGCTCTGCCCGCGTCTGCGCGCGTCCCCAGGAGGCTGGTGCCCCTCAGGCCGCACCCTCTGCTGATGTGTGACTGGCCTGCTTGCTTCGCCACGACCGGGGGTCCCATGAGCTGCCCTGTAGACCAGAGGGAGGGTGTAGACTTGGCCGCCGGGTCCCCGGCCTTACTGGCCCCCAGTCCTGAGGCTGCTCTGTCTCCTGACCTGAGCCCCGTTTCTGCTGCGGGACGCAGtgctgggccctctggtgagtgGGGTGGGCGGTGCCCAGAGCAGGTCCCGGGGTGGACCCTGACCCACGGCGGGAGGGGAGGAGCGCGGCCAGGACGGGGGCGCAGAGCCCAGGGCTCCCTCTGGGGCCCTAACTCAGGGCGGCCCGTCTCCCCATCCACTGGAGCAGGAATTCCTTCGGGAAGTCTCTCCCCCGGGGAGCCGTGTGGCTGCCTTCATTTTCGTAGTTCTCATCGCTTGCTGTCCACGCACCTTTGTGGTGGGGTCCGGGGCGCGTTTAAACAAGCAGCTGGTGACTTCTGA
- the FBXO25 gene encoding F-box only protein 25 isoform X2, with amino-acid sequence MPFLGQDWRSPGWSWIKTEDGWKRCEPWSEGLEGENDRCGASHGTILNSEDEEIFNNEEHEYASKKRKKDHFRNDKNTQCFYREKWIYVHKESTRERHGYCTLGEAFNRLDFFSAVQDARRFTYVARLLQLIAKSQLTSLSGVAQKNYFNVLDKIVQKVLDDHQNPRLIKDLLQDLSSTLCILIRGVGKSVLVGNINIWVCRLETILNWQQQLQNLQMTEVDSGLTLSDLPVHMLSNILYRFSDGWDIVTLGQVTPTLSALSEDRRLWKKLCQYHFGEKQFCRHLILSEKGHIEWKLMYFALQKHYPTKEQYGDTLHFCRHCSILFWKIISVVMWLFFNYNPWLWGESPCVNRALPPGLQASRSCCPHS; translated from the exons ATGCCATTTTTGGGCCAGGACTGGAGATCTCCTGGATGGAGCTGGATTAAAACAGAAGACGGCTGGAAAAGATGTGAACCCTGGAGTGAGGGACTTGAAGGAGAGAATGACCGGTGTGGCGCCAGCCACGGCAC TATCTTAAATAGTGAAGATGAAGAAATATTCAATAATGAAGAGCATGAATATGcatccaaaaaaaggaaaaaggaccattttagaaatgacaaaaatacTCAGT GTTTTTATCGTGAAAAATGGATCTATGTCCATAAAGAAAGCACAAGAGAA AGACACGGCTACTGCACTTTGGGAGAAGCTTTTAACCGCTTAGACTTCTTCAGTGCGGTCCAGGATGCCCGGAGGTTCACTTACGTGGCCAGA CTGTTGCAGCTGATCGCAAAGTCCCAGCTGACCTCGCTGAGCGGTGTGGCCCAGAAGAACTACTTCAACGTTCTGGATAAAATCGTTCAAAAAG TTCTCGATGACCACCAAAACCCTCGCCTAATCAAAGATCTTCTCCAAGACCTAAGCTCTACCCTTTGCATTCTAATTAGAGGAGTGGGGAAGTCCGTTCTGGTGGGAAATATCAACATTTGGGTTTGCCGGTTAGAAACTATTCTCAACTGGCAACAGCAGCTACAGAATCTTCAGATGACTGAG GTGGACAGCGGCCTGACGCTCAGCGACCTTCCCGTGCACATGCTCAGCAACATCCTGTACAGGTTCTCGGATGGGTGGGACATCGTCACTCTGGGTCAGGTGACCCCGACGCTGTCCGCGCTTAGCGAGGACCGGCGGCTGTGGAAGAAGCTCTGCCAGTACCACTTCGGCGAGAAGCAG TTTTGTAGACACTTGATCCTTTCAGAAAAAGGTCATATCGAATGGAAGTTGATGTATTTTGCACTTCAGAAACATTACCCCACTAAGGAACAGTATGGAGACACACTGCACTTTTGTCGGCACTGCAGCATCCTCTTTTGGAAG ATTATATCCGTGGTAATGTGGCTCTTTTTTAACTATAATCCGTGGTTGTGGGGTGAGAGTCCCTGTGTCAACAGAGCTTTACCTCCTGGGCTGCAGGCGAGCAGGTCCTGCTGTCCCCACTCATGA
- the FBXO25 gene encoding F-box only protein 25 isoform X9 — translation MTGVAPATARFYREKWIYVHKESTRERHGYCTLGEAFNRLDFFSAVQDARRFTYVARLLQLIAKSQLTSLSGVAQKNYFNVLDKIVQKVLDDHQNPRLIKDLLQDLSSTLCILIRGVGKSVLVGNINIWVCRLETILNWQQQLQNLQMTEQVDSGLTLSDLPVHMLSNILYRFSDGWDIVTLGQVTPTLSALSEDRRLWKKLCQYHFGEKQFCRHLILSEKGHIEWKLMYFALQKHYPTKEQYGDTLHFCRHCSILFWKIISVVMWLFFNYNPWLWGESPCVNRALPPGLQASRSCCPHS, via the exons ATGACCGGTGTGGCGCCAGCCACGGCAC GTTTTTATCGTGAAAAATGGATCTATGTCCATAAAGAAAGCACAAGAGAA AGACACGGCTACTGCACTTTGGGAGAAGCTTTTAACCGCTTAGACTTCTTCAGTGCGGTCCAGGATGCCCGGAGGTTCACTTACGTGGCCAGA CTGTTGCAGCTGATCGCAAAGTCCCAGCTGACCTCGCTGAGCGGTGTGGCCCAGAAGAACTACTTCAACGTTCTGGATAAAATCGTTCAAAAAG TTCTCGATGACCACCAAAACCCTCGCCTAATCAAAGATCTTCTCCAAGACCTAAGCTCTACCCTTTGCATTCTAATTAGAGGAGTGGGGAAGTCCGTTCTGGTGGGAAATATCAACATTTGGGTTTGCCGGTTAGAAACTATTCTCAACTGGCAACAGCAGCTACAGAATCTTCAGATGACTGAG CAGGTGGACAGCGGCCTGACGCTCAGCGACCTTCCCGTGCACATGCTCAGCAACATCCTGTACAGGTTCTCGGATGGGTGGGACATCGTCACTCTGGGTCAGGTGACCCCGACGCTGTCCGCGCTTAGCGAGGACCGGCGGCTGTGGAAGAAGCTCTGCCAGTACCACTTCGGCGAGAAGCAG TTTTGTAGACACTTGATCCTTTCAGAAAAAGGTCATATCGAATGGAAGTTGATGTATTTTGCACTTCAGAAACATTACCCCACTAAGGAACAGTATGGAGACACACTGCACTTTTGTCGGCACTGCAGCATCCTCTTTTGGAAG ATTATATCCGTGGTAATGTGGCTCTTTTTTAACTATAATCCGTGGTTGTGGGGTGAGAGTCCCTGTGTCAACAGAGCTTTACCTCCTGGGCTGCAGGCGAGCAGGTCCTGCTGTCCCCACTCATGA
- the FBXO25 gene encoding F-box only protein 25 isoform X8 has product MPFLGQDWRSPGWSWIKTEDGWKRCEPWSEGLEGENDRCGASHGTILNSEDEEIFNNEEHEYASKKRKKDHFRNDKNTQCFYREKWIYVHKESTRERHGYCTLGEAFNRLDFFSAVQDARRFTYVARLLQLIAKSQLTSLSGVAQKNYFNVLDKIVQKVLDDHQNPRLIKDLLQDLSSTLCILIRGVGKSVLVGNINIWVCRLETILNWQQQLQNLQMTEQVDSGLTLSDLPVHMLSNILYRFSDGWDIVTLGQVTPTLSALSEDRRLWKKLCQYHFGEKQFCRHLILSEKGHIEWKLMYFALQKHYPTKEQYGDTLHFCRHCSILFWKISVIYVHIPTPVWF; this is encoded by the exons ATGCCATTTTTGGGCCAGGACTGGAGATCTCCTGGATGGAGCTGGATTAAAACAGAAGACGGCTGGAAAAGATGTGAACCCTGGAGTGAGGGACTTGAAGGAGAGAATGACCGGTGTGGCGCCAGCCACGGCAC TATCTTAAATAGTGAAGATGAAGAAATATTCAATAATGAAGAGCATGAATATGcatccaaaaaaaggaaaaaggaccattttagaaatgacaaaaatacTCAGT GTTTTTATCGTGAAAAATGGATCTATGTCCATAAAGAAAGCACAAGAGAA AGACACGGCTACTGCACTTTGGGAGAAGCTTTTAACCGCTTAGACTTCTTCAGTGCGGTCCAGGATGCCCGGAGGTTCACTTACGTGGCCAGA CTGTTGCAGCTGATCGCAAAGTCCCAGCTGACCTCGCTGAGCGGTGTGGCCCAGAAGAACTACTTCAACGTTCTGGATAAAATCGTTCAAAAAG TTCTCGATGACCACCAAAACCCTCGCCTAATCAAAGATCTTCTCCAAGACCTAAGCTCTACCCTTTGCATTCTAATTAGAGGAGTGGGGAAGTCCGTTCTGGTGGGAAATATCAACATTTGGGTTTGCCGGTTAGAAACTATTCTCAACTGGCAACAGCAGCTACAGAATCTTCAGATGACTGAG CAGGTGGACAGCGGCCTGACGCTCAGCGACCTTCCCGTGCACATGCTCAGCAACATCCTGTACAGGTTCTCGGATGGGTGGGACATCGTCACTCTGGGTCAGGTGACCCCGACGCTGTCCGCGCTTAGCGAGGACCGGCGGCTGTGGAAGAAGCTCTGCCAGTACCACTTCGGCGAGAAGCAG TTTTGTAGACACTTGATCCTTTCAGAAAAAGGTCATATCGAATGGAAGTTGATGTATTTTGCACTTCAGAAACATTACCCCACTAAGGAACAGTATGGAGACACACTGCACTTTTGTCGGCACTGCAGCATCCTCTTTTGGAAG